AGGGCTCAGATCTATTACcataactgcattaaaatgcatttcgtaaagaaactgtaaaacatttttattcatttgtctgGCTAGGTagtgtaactgtaaaaaaaaaagtattagaaAGATATCTAACCTGAACAAGTATCACAGAAAGACTGTATGACTGGGTCTGTCTGAAATCACTCTTTGACTTGGGTacttctgaataataataactactgaatattaaaaaagtatacagCATTTGCCACGCAAGTGTCCCTTTCTCTGCCAAAAAAGATAATGAGCATGTTATAAAAAGCCTAGGTTAGTTCAAGCCAAACAAAGTAActcctttctttttatttatggatACACTCAACATTTCAGGctttgcattttcattaaatgaagTACTGTATGCGCATTTTCAGAAGTGCGTGAAACCAACAAGGATGCaatgatattttttaagatggtttttaagaaatgttttcattattttaaacatcagTGAATATAAAGTAATGCAGCCTGGCTATAGTAAAATCCAAGTAATATGTTCAGTGTTTTTGCAATTACTTGTGACATTCTTTGATTGGTTCTTTATCTAATTATTAGCATTTGAAGCATTGAATACTATGCATTCTGTATTCTCTGCTCTCTGCCTGATAatagacatttaaatgaattatgagCTCTTTTGGTGGAAAAAGTGTAAGACGATGGCAATACATTGAAAGAATGTCAGCAGATTCTTACAAGAGGCATTTGATGCTACTCTTTTAAATGTCTGCAATGCACACTAACATCTACGATTAACAGCAATACTCTCACATTTCTTCCCTCTTTAGAAAGAAAGGAGCACAAACGTGATCCCTCACCTCATGGGATCCCTGGGTTCCCATTCCCCTCGCCTCATGGAGCCCCCCACTTTAGCCCCCCAGGACCTAATCTTATGGGTCCCCCTGGAGGACCTCACATGGGGCCTCCCcctcatcatcctcctcctcctcatcaccCTCCAATGCTGCACCCAGGGGTGACCTGTGATGGGTGTGAAGGGCCGGTGGCCGGAACACGTTTCAAGTGCACCGTTTGCCCCGATTATGACTTGTGCTCCTCCTGCCAGGGCAAAGGCCTCCACAAGGAGCATGCTCTCCTGCCCATCTTTCACCCAATGTCCAACATGTTTGAGGTGAATGCCTGTGTTATTGCTTTTGTATCTGTGTGCATTGTACTACATGCAATATATTTAGATAAACATACTGACTCAAATAAATCTTTTGTGCGCAGTGGTTTCCTCGTGGGAAGATTTGGCGTAAGATGAGACACTGCATGTGGGCAAATACCCAGGCTCAAGCTCAAGCTCAAGCTCAGACCCAAAACCAGGCTCAGCCTGGTCCATCTGGAGTCCAGCAAAACCAGGATGCTTCTGAAAACAAGAGCCAAAACGGTGAGACCACATCAAACGGTCTAATATAAAACAGTGACTGTCTGAAAGCTGAAGAATGCTGCCTGCAAAAGTAGGAGGAATGCAACAGGTCTTGTGCGAAcgagttaaaaaataaaaagttgtgttTAAAGATGTGATTGCTGCTCAGTCTGCATTGGGTTTGTGTGTCAGCTGCAGCTTATTGGACACTTTGGTTTGGTTGGCATATTTATGAAATGTGAGCtgtaactattatttttacagGTGCTACTGAATTATGCAAGGCTAATATGGAGTACCTAAAGAACATTGGGGAGGAAGTGGCGGCCATGTTGAGCCCCCTTGGTAGGATCCCTTCTTGGGTTTATTATCGATACGTTTTGTCTTTCCCAAACGTTTGGGATTTCTAACACACTTCTTTGTTTGGCATGTCACCTAATCcttcaaaatataaatgattctTCTAGGCATAGATGTGGACATCGACGTTGAGCATGAGGGGAATCGGACCAAAGTTACACCAACTCCTCCTGCCTCCAGTGGGCCAGCTAGTGCTCGGAGTGAGAGTGGCTCCATAGGGCTTCTCTCCAGAGGGTCTGGTCCTGGAAGTCAGGTCACCGAAGAGAGCGTCAGTGAGGGAACAAAGGTAAATCAATATCCAAGCAGTTCAAGAGTGCTTGATAGCAGGGGTGTAGCCTTCTTTTCAGAAGAAATGTTAaggttgttttttctttttgcctaACAGGTTTTGTTACTCTGGTTAGCTACAATGATAGTcggatacttttttttttttcatatttcctgCATGTCACAAATCCATTTTGAACTTTGTGAGAGCGCCCTCTATGAAACATACACTGCATGAGAGTTTAACTCAGTTGACCTTTTCTCTGTGGATTTATATCTAGATATATTTATCTACATGAACACACTTGCTGGGAAAAAGTGCAGGGGGCAAATCTGTTTTATGAAAACCGTATCAGACCCCTGCCTGAGAGTATACAGGATTGTGACATCTCAAGTAAAAGGCAGAAAAGCTGCATTCGGTTAACCCCGATTCCTTCTATCCTAGGGTCAGAAAGACCAAGGCAGTGATGAGGAATGGACTCATCTCAGCTCTAAAGAGGTGGACCCCTCCACAGGAGAGCTGCAGTCCCTTAAGATGGAGCAGGACGGGACCGATCTTCCAGCCCCGCTGAGTACTGACTCCAGCACAAGCACCTCCGAGGGTCCCACCGGTCTGCGGGAGGCAGCTCTCTACCCACACCTTCCTCAAGGTACAGAGCATCGTCGTTTGGCCAATTCCGGTCCACTTCATATCAATTAAggcaaatttaaatttaatgtccTTCAGATGCAGACCCAAGACTGGTGGAGTCTCTTTCTCAGATGCTCTCCATGGGCTTCACCGACGAGGGTGGATGGTTGACCAGACTGCTCCACACCAAGAATTTTGACATCGGAGCAGCCCTGGATACCATCCAGTACTCTAAACCAGGCCCACAGAAGTAGAGGAGGAGCGCAGGAATAAAGAAGACCTGGgccatacaaatatatttttaaattccgGCCTGTTTTTTATTCAGAGTCTTTCCATGCTTTTTCgatgaaaaaaatctttacataaATGCTATAAACAATATCAATTACTCAGGTGACTGGCGCATAGTTAAGTTCATTATTGGGTTTCTGCAAAATAGATATTAACATTTCTGTCTTCAGCATTACACCATGTTATAAAGATAGTTGTCGCGGTATATGCGTATTACATATAAAAGTAGATGTCTACATTTGTGCGATTTTTCTATGTGCATTCACGTAACCAATAAGAGTTTGTAGGTGAAACAGAAACCTGgggatgtttttgttgttagtAAACAGATGGAGTCAGGTTAACGTCACTGTAGGTCTTCTAAAATTCCTGTCCTTTCTATCctcaataaaatgcaaaaaagaaagatgttgtttgtgttttattaaatgtgcaaAACTGAATAGAATGCAACTTCTCAAAATGTGTCATCAAAGTCTTCATCGGTAAAGAACAGAGAATTTATAAAAAAGCCTGAACGTGGCATCTTCGTTTGTGTAAGCGGTTTACAGACAACGTTTTTGAAAAGGTCGGGCTTTGAGCTGTGACTGTTTGGACTGGATAACTTTCCATCCACACAAACATCACCGACAGACTTCTGGCTCCCCAGAGCACATTCTGTCTCTCCATCTAATGGATATCTGCATTCTTCAGAATCCACACCCATGTTTGTAAGTGCTTCTGTATAACAAGCCACTGCTGTGTTATCGCTGTAATTAGAGGAATCACGAGCTTCAAAGCCAGAATCTTCCTCGTCCTGCTGATTAGGGACAACTGTGAGGAATTTATCCCATTTGGAATCAATCTTTGATTCGCCAAACCTCTGACGAGAAGTAACGGCGTGACTGTTGCTGTGCAGGGTAAGACCTTTGGTTCTCTGAAGTGCTGACGGTTCACGTGAAGAGCTGCactgctgtttattttctcCAGAGGCCGAAGGGTAACAAACAGCCTGAAGGGATGATTGGAGATGTGTGTTAGCACATGGCTCCACGTCACCTGACCTGCCACAGAAGGAATATTTGGAAGCAGATCCTTCACTCCATGATGGTGTGAACCCACGATCGTCGTGCTGTAATAGATACAAGACGTGTTTTTTAATCTTAACACATGAGTTTTTACTCAGTAGCAGATGTGTTAAAGTGCCTTGTGTGGCTTACCAGATACGTCCGTCTCTTAAACCCAGAACGACCAGTCCATGACTCCTCATCTTCACAGCCACCAAAAGACTTTGAAGAGGAGACCGTCTTCCTTTTCCTGTACAATCATTTTGCTCACACGCttaataaaagatttttgcCAGTCTAAAAATATGATCGTTAGTGCTaagattctttggtttttatttataaatgataaaaaaaaaagtattttgccTCATTAGCAGATTaaacgctttttttttgcatgaatgttGTGTGGTACCTGGTTCCCTGGCTTCTGAATCTGCGTCTTTCTGTATAAACATTCTCATCTTCTCCCTCATCTTCATGTCTATTTGGAGCCTCAGCTGTTTGATCAGTGTATTTACTCCAGCGGCTGACATGAGCCACTTCCTGCTACAAAGACAGGACACTTATAAGGCCAGTGCTGTTGGCAAATATATCGATTCTCAGTTGATCTACATTTCTCCCTGCATGATATCCAGACACGGAGAATGAATGGACATTGGTGCTTTACCTCTGATTCAGGATTTTGATCCAGACTTTCTTGAACATAGTTTTCATCTGGTTCCCTTTAAAACATTGTTAGTGAAAGGGTTAATGACATGATGCAAActttatgcaatttattaattCACTTGCAACTCATACATGCAGTGACTTGAACATATGTCTCCTATGATGGGCTTGTTTGGaatttctgtattaaaaaaaactttttttttttttttttttttacatttcttttgatACAGACATCTTAACGTCTTTGAGCCAAAAACAAAGTCACCttatctaaattaaatatcCACGAACAACACTATTCAAAATGAAACCAAGAAATGCAATTTCACCGCTTCTCCCCACATCTTCTCAAATGTTTGCACGCCCCAGACCATGCCGCCCATTTTGAGGACTTCTTGTAACTTATAGAGACTGTGGCACTCACGGCCGTGTCAGCAGCTGATCGCCGTTGACCTCCAGCATCTGTCCTCGCAGAGCATTCATCTTCTGGACATGCCTTCTGCAGTCAGCTGCGGCTCCTCGACCAAACTCCTGCGCACAACACAGCATTTTTCTGGTCAAAGCTCGTTTAAGAAAGTTGCTCAGTGACATAATAGGATGCAAAATTGCATCATAATctcagcaaaaatatttttttcattcatttagatttgtttgcaaaataatataaatgcacaataacttacattttattatattagctAGTAAACAAGTAAAACTACTCATTCTAAACAGTTATAGTTTCAAGCAGTGTATTAGTAGTTATTGCACAGTCCGTGAAATAGGGCACAATCTACTATGGTAATAtgaaactattttcattttttaaacttgcattaataattaagcattgtattttatgttttcgGTTTAAAGCAAATGTTGGACAACAGATAATGTACCGGAAAATTACCAGTACCTTTTtcctatatatttttctttcagtgtaCCGACATATCAACAATAGCACAtataagctatttaaaaaaaaaagtataccataaatgaacaattactcaaattacaaaatatatttaaatgataagaAATTATTCAATTGCATATAGCGGCTA
The genomic region above belongs to Puntigrus tetrazona isolate hp1 chromosome 14, ASM1883169v1, whole genome shotgun sequence and contains:
- the sqstm1 gene encoding sequestosome-1; the encoded protein is MSMTVKAYLIGKDDCNKEIRRFAVDQDVSTSFEYLKRKVLDVFVGLRTAPFQLSYKDDDGDMIAFSSDDELMMGLALVKDDTFRVYIKQRKEHKRDPSPHGIPGFPFPSPHGAPHFSPPGPNLMGPPGGPHMGPPPHHPPPPHHPPMLHPGVTCDGCEGPVAGTRFKCTVCPDYDLCSSCQGKGLHKEHALLPIFHPMSNMFEWFPRGKIWRKMRHCMWANTQAQAQAQAQTQNQAQPGPSGVQQNQDASENKSQNGATELCKANMEYLKNIGEEVAAMLSPLGIDVDIDVEHEGNRTKVTPTPPASSGPASARSESGSIGLLSRGSGPGSQVTEESVSEGTKGQKDQGSDEEWTHLSSKEVDPSTGELQSLKMEQDGTDLPAPLSTDSSTSTSEGPTGLREAALYPHLPQDADPRLVESLSQMLSMGFTDEGGWLTRLLHTKNFDIGAALDTIQYSKPGPQK
- the LOC122357676 gene encoding MRN complex-interacting protein isoform X2, with amino-acid sequence MVQEFHVLRCFSCQTFQVQQVKKVKKWTCKVCGEKQSLIKEFGRGAAADCRRHVQKMNALRGQMLEVNGDQLLTRPEPDENYVQESLDQNPESEEVAHVSRWSKYTDQTAEAPNRHEDEGEDENVYTERRRFRSQGTRKRKTVSSSKSFGGCEDEESWTGRSGFKRRTYLHDDRGFTPSWSEGSASKYSFCGRSGDVEPCANTHLQSSLQAVCYPSASGENKQQCSSSREPSALQRTKGLTLHSNSHAVTSRQRFGESKIDSKWDKFLTVVPNQQDEEDSGFEARDSSNYSDNTAVACYTEALTNMGVDSEECRYPLDGETECALGSQKSVGDVCVDGKLSSPNSHSSKPDLFKNVVCKPLTQTKMPRSGFFINSLFFTDEDFDDTF
- the LOC122357676 gene encoding MRN complex-interacting protein isoform X1, translating into MVQEFHVLRCFSCQTFQVQQVKKVKKWTCKVCGEKQSLIKEFGRGAAADCRRHVQKMNALRGQMLEVNGDQLLTRPEPDENYVQESLDQNPESEQEVAHVSRWSKYTDQTAEAPNRHEDEGEDENVYTERRRFRSQGTRKRKTVSSSKSFGGCEDEESWTGRSGFKRRTYLHDDRGFTPSWSEGSASKYSFCGRSGDVEPCANTHLQSSLQAVCYPSASGENKQQCSSSREPSALQRTKGLTLHSNSHAVTSRQRFGESKIDSKWDKFLTVVPNQQDEEDSGFEARDSSNYSDNTAVACYTEALTNMGVDSEECRYPLDGETECALGSQKSVGDVCVDGKLSSPNSHSSKPDLFKNVVCKPLTQTKMPRSGFFINSLFFTDEDFDDTF